In Carya illinoinensis cultivar Pawnee chromosome 16, C.illinoinensisPawnee_v1, whole genome shotgun sequence, a single window of DNA contains:
- the LOC122299558 gene encoding blue copper protein 1b-like — protein sequence MKMAFTFGARGFILLVIAVSFLVVGEARTIVVGGSEGWRLGFNYTDWALKTSPFYLHDKLVFKYAPPSDNSVAPNVYLLPNLLSYMACNFSSAKLLATETQGSGGGFQFVLNSWRPAYFASTMEDGKHCSEGQMKFFAIPWPLPN from the exons ATGAAGATGGCTTTTACTTTTGGTGCACGAGGATTCATTCTACTTGTAATTGCAGTCTCTTTCTTGGTAGTTGGTGAGGCTAGAACCATTGTTGTCGGAGGCTCAGAAGGCTGGCGTCTTGGCTTCAACTACACAGATTGGGCTCTCAAAACAAGTCCTTTCTACTTGCATGATAAATTAG TATTCAAATATGCACCCCCAAGCGACAACTCTGTTGCTCCAAATGTTTACCTACTACCAAACCTATTGAGCTATATGGCATGTAACTTCAGCAGTGCAAAGCTGCTGGCAACCGAAACACAAGGAAGTGGTGGAGGTTTTCAGTTTGTGCTGAACAGCTGGAGGCCTGCATACTTTGCTTCTACCATGGAGGATGGCAAGCACTGCAGTGAGGGGCAGATGAAGTTCTTTGCTATTCCATGGCCACTTCCGAATTAG